CCATCAAGTCATTAAAGTACCTTGTTATGTAACTCGCAGGTCAGGAGATATTGgggtttaaaatatttattgctgATGGGGATGAAAGATTAACAAATCCCATAAATATTTTCTCCTCTAATACCCACTTAACCCTTACTGTGAAGTCTAACTTTCTGACCAACATACATGTACGTGTTATTGAGCTCGGAGAAATGTGCCCTATCACAGACCGACGTATCCTCCACAATTGAATGTGTATCTTTCTATGTATCCCCTCATTGATGTTGTGCTCCTATGACCAATATgctaataaaacaataaatagaTCATGTAAGGGAAGTAATTTGTTAAATACCTCGTGCAAGTTGGGAGGTTGAACAATCTATTTTACAGGTGGACAGTATTTTATCCCTCCTTTTGCGCTCGTGATAGGAGATAAGCGTTAGTTTGTTATCATAATCCCAGCGATGTGGCACGGCTTAATGAAAAGAAATCTCTGAGTTATTTCAACACAGACCAGCTGGCAAAGAAATTAGCTTGAGCCCTGCAAAAATTGTGTATGTTAAAactaaatcaattaaaaaacagATGTAGACAATTTGTTCGAGTGACGTGTCTTTTGTGGTGCATTATCAATGAAGATCGTGATTTTGGCGAGTAATTTTAGACCGCTGCCCACCAAATTGAAGTTTAGAACCCAATATTAACGAAAGCGGATATGATTATCTTAAATAAGATGACCTAAGTCCTTTATAAGCTGCGCTTCTTTGGCTTAATTTTGTTGCTAACTTTGCTTGATGCCGCAGGTATATGAtacgagaaaataaaattatcagaCTGACAAAACGCGTGCGTAAGCTGTGTAATTATAAATAAATGGAGATAAAGTGTAACCTCTAACAGTTCCAATCGAGGCCACTTCTATGCGAACGTgggtttgaaattttaattaacagAATGATACAAGCTAGAAGAGTCAGCTTCCGCTGCTGCTGTCTGTAACAGGTGGTGGTTAACTCTCCCTTACGACATCGCGATGCAATGcgtgataaaaattttaagcgGTGCTAATTTTTGTAAAGAACACTTCACGAAACTAGATTTATCTAGCACGGAAGTTCATTTTGTTATTCTTAAGGCTGGATTTAATCAGACAGCAGGTTTCATTAATTACGTCGATGCTTGGCAACCAATCAGCGCACAGAGTCTGGCAAAACCTGGGTCTTCCAATACAGGGGCGTTAACACTTTAAAGGGCAACTCAGCAAAAAAACTTTGCTCGTTCCAGGCATCAGATCTTGCAGTTCACGTCTTGTAGTAGAGACAGCTTTCGACGCTAATCAGCCGAATAcgcattaaaattttcaatcaagaaAGTGAAAGCCGTTTAGAAAAGTCAAGGACTGAGTTGTTATTCGGAAATAACCCGTCTCACGAAACTGCAAGAAACCCCAAAATGTTATCTAAGAAGATGCGACTTTCGTCAGTCGGAGTAGATCGATCCTTAGTACGAGGGGTTTCAACCAGAGTACCGAAGGAACGCAAGCGGTTTACACCGTGGCTAGAAGAACAGATCGAAGAAGGAGACATTGACGGCTTGGAATGGATCGAGAAAGATAAAGGTATTTTCAAAGTCCCTTGGGTTCGCGTCGATAAACCGGAGTTCGTCCTTGAAACTCATGCAGAGCTTTTCAAACGCTGGGCTGAGCACACCGGAAAATACCGTAAAGGAGATCAGCCTGATCCGTCCACATGGAAGACCAGATTTCGCTGTGCCCTGcgaaaaatgcaagaaattgtCGAGATCAGAGAACTGGGAAGTTTGGAAGGAAGCAAGCCGTACAGAGCCTTTAAGTTTGAGCCGAAACTGAAAGGTGAAGTACGACACAATTGTCATATTTTTTCAATCCACCTCGCACGCTTCTTATAGTTTTGCTTTTATCATCAGGTGATGTTCTCGTTACTTCGTGTTTTTGCATACAATATGTGCCTGTTGTCTCCAGAGTTACCATGTGTTCATACAAAAGCGTCGAGCTTTAAATCATTAAATGTCACTGCTTTGTTAAATGAACTTTAGATAGGAACGTTTCAAAACAATCTTGTTTAGTTTATGTTGCGTATTCAGTTCATACCGTCATGAAATCAATCAATCGTTTGCCTTTTTTAACGGTCCACCTGTTGGGGCTTAGCGTTCGAAATTTAGCTACTAATCATCACAGGGCCCACGAGGATTTTGCCAAAAAGTCTGCCCAACGCGCGAGCATTTCCagacaaaaaataactcttccAGAGCAACTGCTCTTGAGCGATAAATGTTTGCCATGCGATAAGTTGGGGTCTTTTATCAGGGGCGGATAAGCAATAAgcttttgataaaagaaaaagttcaaTTGAACGAACACCTTGGAAGCAGTTTAACTACAGAATCTTTTTATGGCCATTTTCTTTTCCCATGACACCTTTTAAGTTTGGGAGCCCTCTAAATAAAGTCTCCTTGAGACATCTAGCTCTATACAATggaattttgtaacttttctttcacttgctttacaaagaaaacaaaacattgtcaaaGGTACAAAGCTCTCGACCGATTACAATAGCTTTTGAAGACTCCGTTTACTATTCTCCGTCTTCTTCTGTAATTTTCCCTCtgaattccgttcaatttgCGAATTCTGAGGTCAGCCTTTAACACTCTCAGTTCAAGTCTATAACTAAACGCGAAATTGCTATCTCGTGTTTGTCGGCGTGGTCTTGCAGTTTTAAGCGAAAAATACGTGTGAGATGTCATGATAAGTGCTTTCTAACAAAGCTTAATGAGCAGCAAAAGAGACCGAAACTATTCTTTTTAATCGCAGACTCGCTTTTTGATGAAAGTTAGACGAGAAAAGAAACGCCTAGGCACGGGTATGCGAATTTACACCGGAAACCATAAACACTGAACGCGGAAATTCACTTTTCATCTGTTTCTTCCAAATCGAACAAAACGTGTGGGTAGCTGTTTTAAAACCCAGCACCAGCCGTCTAGGATGGGTAATGTAATGAGAAGATcatgttttgaatttaaaaataaaagagtttCAGATTTTCGAGTTGAATTTGTTTCGCTTTGGACGCGTGCTCTAATGACTCGCAAACACAGTATGTAACGTTAGAATTTGGGGGCTATTCCCTTACCGTCATTATAAAGTTTTCAGTGTGTATGATTAAAACATTAAGCTTGTAATCCAATTTGCACCTTTTGCTATTCGTATCAATATTTCAACGCTTCCATCCATTTAGCGATAAATGGCCCCGATATCGCTTATCACAGAGCGCTGGTCCCACCTAAAAAGACGCGTTATTTTCAGCTAATACTTTTGGAAGATGCCTCAAGTTATTGTTCGTTAGTAACGAACACTTTTGTCTTTCCACAAGGAAGATTTGATAAACTTCCAGCTCATCGGAATATTCTAGAATTTGCACAGGAAGtcgaacttaaaaaaaatatgtggcaataaaaatttatttagatcATTACTCGTTGCCATGGGTTTGAATATTCATTTTCTTATTGATAAGGTAACACGTGTTAAAAGCGCACGCCAGACGCCATTGTTTTAAAGGGGGGTTTATCAACACCGCAAGCATCCCTCTTTTGTTTCGCACAATAAGAATGTTGCTCACTTGCCTAGCTGTAATGAAACTATCCCAAATTGTTTCTGCCATGTATGACATCTCTGGAAAAAGACAATCAAAATTTTCCTAATTCGTTCGCGTCATGACAGCTTCTCTATGGAGTTTTTCTAGAACATAGCATATTTCAACCTAATGAAAGCAAACTGGCTTACTCGAAAACAATACGGAAACTTTAACTCTTCGTTTAACTTAATCTTGAAATCGGAATGCTTGGCGAATTTTTTGCATTCCTCAAAATCATCCGGAGACAAAGCTAAGAGCAGGTACCCTACAGAAAGCGGACAGTCAAACAGCATTCTATCTTGGCCTCAATTATTTTTGGACTTGATTTCAAGTTCCTTCCAGTTGGCGGTGCGCCAAAGCAAACAGGAAGACAAATCTAGCAAGGCACCGGCCGAATAAGTTTCTCGTTTGCTTTAGAAATGTCTTTGTGTTGGTGACAATACTATTTGAGTGTTAAATCACGCTTCGCCGCAATTTGCTTTGCAACctgttgattttcaaaaacaCTTGAATGGCAACGTGTCTCTCTGTACTCTTGTTTGctttgaaatgaaaaggaaaaagaaagaaaacacaaccattaaagaaaaaacattatttttattaaaagatCGTGATCACGTACAGACCCTGGAAAAACTCCAACCTCAAGACGgcaaatttgaaagttttattACATAGATCTACTGAttagaaaataattatgatcaAATCATAATTCATGTagcttttctctatttttttagagataaaaaatttaaatgcggaaaaggaaattatttattgtttcaaGTTTTTTGAAGAACTTTCCAACGCGGAAATTGAAAGGTTCATGCACCAAGATAAATCTGAATTAATCGTGCTCCCCATTAACAATAGTCAAATAACAATTCATGCTGAACTAACTGCATGGCCGTCTTTTATGTTAGCTATGCCGGTGGCGCATTTGTTAAAGATAATTTTGGGACAGTAAGTCTGATTACCAAGCGAGAGTGACCGCAATGAGCTAGGATTTTTGTACGAATCTGGCAAATGCGTCGTAGACATATTCATGCTCAATATCATACACGTGGAATCAAGAAAGATATCtaatgaatgaaatgataatgaaaattgcCCAGTTAACATGATAGAATCGTCAGTGTAACTCTGTAGCGCTTGTGGCTATCCTGAAGTATAGGTTCGAAATCCCTCTCCAGGActgaaatttctttgtttgtctcCACTCGCgacaattaacttttttttttattatattttaatgaaaataaacgctattgttttcattcttctttttttatgtaatttttaataGACATTGGAAAACGGAATAGGAGCGAGATCTTCTCTATGAGTGCAATGCAAGACTAAagacattttaaatattttacttcTTCTGGTCGAGAAAATAAGTGTTATTTGAGTGCATGGTTTTCCAAAAGAATGCATTGACGCAGGTTGGATTGAATAGCTCTGACCCAGCCAATATCAGTCGAATATTTATCCTTGTTTACGTGAAAATTACTAGCTCCGGCGTAATTTCATTCATCTtgatatttgaaaagtttaaaggGCCTCGTGGTAAAAGATACGTAGAAATCCGtttaatctgtttctttttattttggtagAGGCTGTCGTATTTTTCGCATAGTACTTTACTTATGCGAGAAGTTACGATTAAAGCAGGAAATTTATCTCAAGGGCAgatttaaaacataaattttgatTTCTCCTGTTGAATACAAATTTTGTAAGAGATCGTGGTTAAAAGGACCATCATGAACAGGgtaataaaatttgaatataaATCGAAGGTTCTCGTTACAACCGAATTTGATCGCAACTATCGGCCGGTGCCGCGCTGCtgagaaaaatgtttctattccaTTCAGATGCGACTGTCccttttgttagtttttaaattaaaattttcatggtcaatttttataaatttacaaTTGAAGTGGTAAAACAGACCAACCACTTCCTTATCTTCACAGAGATGACTTTcgatccttttttttaattcatgaaTTCTCGCATCTCTTTAGTATCAGTGATGACTAATTGCCACGAGGTCTTGGATACAGACGATTTTTTCagctaagtttttaaaatatgttagccaaattaggtttttttgtttcgaaTACTCAGTCGAAAGTACACGCAACATAAAAATATGCGTGTTGTATTTTAAGTATCAGCTTTCTTGTATTCACAACAAGCGAAGAAAACTGTCATTCAAGGGCGGAGCATAGGACATATTCGAAAGATCACGAATGAAGAGTAGAGTTTCCCTATGGCACCTTCCGCAACCCTCGTTAGCTTTGTGAAGATCGAATGATAAAACTCACGCACAGGAAAAAGTTGCTTTTCATCACTAAAAACGCAACATCGATCATAAAGAACATTTGACTTCCTTGTAGTATGTGGTGCCATTCGTGGCCACAATTCTCAGAgtctttcattacttttttttccaagtggCAGCCAGTGGAAGAAGGGGTAGTGAACACATCCacaatttgttaaatttaaaatgttttatcgATGGCGGTATGAGGTCTTTTGAGGGGCCTTTTTGACGGCTTTTCGATAACTGGCTTTTTTCGAAAAGCTTGCCAATAACTCGAGAACTGATCTCGAACAATCTTGTGGAAGCTTTAACAGTATTTCGCCTCATCTTCCTGATTTAAATGATGTAGTTTAATTAACATAGATTAGCGGCCTCACGCAACGGCTAGATCAGGGCTTTAAATGCGCAAAAATCTTATTCGCATGAAAAAACAGTTTTGCCTAAATTTAACTCGAATGAAGAAAGCACAGTTTTCTACTCAAACCTAAGCAACAGCTTTCGttgtgttttaaaaactgtGCAAAACTAAACTTCAAACGAATGattgattgttttcaaatttcagacCGTAGCAATGCCTGCAAGCGTTCGCCTGGGAAAAGAAACAGCAGACCCCCGTCTCTGGATTCAGTGGAGTCTGATAATCTCTCTCCGATGGAACCGATAAGGGGACCTCCAGATCCCTTGGGAGTCGGAAGAATGCTGAATCCTCTACAGGTATAGAATGCAGAATGTTTTCAGTGATTATATCAAAGCGGCATTCCTGCGACTACATAAAAACGGAACCAGGCTACTTATATAGCGCATTGGgttaatgtgttttaattttttaattttgttaatacTACTGTTTTAATTGATCTAAATTTCGGTGTGATTTTGTGCCAGACAAGACTATCTTGAATCTTGAAAAATACGACTAACATagatttttttgtatatttttgctagttatttttaaaaatctacAGAATTAACTTTGTGCTTTAATTTCCTTTCccttactattttttttattgaaagcaaATTCGGAAATGTGTTTCTCCTCATTAACAGAAGAAGTAGATCGATGTCTGTCGTTCACTCTTGAATAGATGTCTCCGTTCGGTTGAATGAGAAATTTCAGTTCTCTCGAAGACATTAGACCTCTCTGTGCAATTTTTCAACATTCCtcttttttatgatttgttCGAAAGTGTGGTCATGCGGCGATTAAGTATTGAAGTATTCACCACATAACTACAAATTTGTATTGGCACAATTACTTCTGTCAATGGCTACGCAGTGTTTTCAAAATGTGGGCTCTACAATTGTATTTGTAGGTTTGCGACGAGTATTACAGGAGTCCAGAAGGAAACATTATAGGTGGTAAGTACGGTCTGATCAAATACAGTCAGATACTCGTAAGAACTAATCCTCCCAACTATATAACTGTGTATTTCATTTTACTTGCTAGAGTTGAGATTCAGATGCATCATGAAGACAAAGTCTCTCGGTCAATGCCGTTCTCAAGTTATTTTCTTATCTTCTTGAAATTGTATTAAAATCATAAAAGGGATTTTTGAAACCAATCATTTATTACTAGAACTAAAATGATTAACATGTGATACACTCTGGAGCTAACTTATTTGTGTATGAAAACTACACTTGCGCGGGAAGACATCACAATACAAGAAATTCGATTGAATTCTTTCAATAAAAATGAAGCTTTATAAATAGATAAAATCGTATTTTCGCAGTGCATTTGctattttcaacttttcttgCCATAAGCTATTTGATTTAGATAAAGGAATGGACCGGaaatttattacaaaataaGAGATGAACAAATTCGACGCACAACAATGTTCACTTTGTTTTGTAACCTTCATTTTCTCCGATTTTAATCTACTCGTGCTCTAGTCATTCTTATAAACAAGACCTGTTGTTCCAAAACTAAATTTTATCTctaaaagaaagtgaaatacTTAAACCCACATTGTGttggttttgtttactttgaaacTAATCAAATGGCTAAAATTACACTCATTGTGCTGAATGTAGATTGCTGAGTAACAGGTAGTCTTTCGATTTCTTTGTTTGAGACAGAACTATATTAAATTGCACAGTTCCATATACAGCCCAAGGATTCCGTTCTGAGGAGTTTGAAAACAGGATTCGATTAATTTATATAGAAGAGACCTATCTGCTGTATTGATGTGTTTTAATCACAATTTGGTCTCGTCCTTTTTGGTAACTGTGCGCCGAAAAGTATCCCCTGTCAGATTGGTTTGCTTTTGAAGGACTGCCTAGTTTCATTATGCAGAAAACTTATCcaaaattttttattactaGACTTCGTCGGACAAGTCGTGATGCCAGAGTACAATGGACCAGCGTATAATGGGgtaaaattttattacattaaACTCACTCATTAACAACAAGATCAACATTGTCCTTTATTTACATTTGAGGgataattttgcaaatttttttcttgctttttgtCGATATACTTTAAGAAGTATTATAGCCTCAAAACTACAATATCGGTCCTATCAAGAAGGATTTTATTTCGGACCAATACTCCTAAATAAACCATAGGGAATGAGTTGGTTGCAAGGCACCTCCTTAAATTCGATTGGATTACAACAGAGtcatttaaacttaaaataaatacCTTAAAAATCTATGGGTTGAGCGAAGTATGTTcttgaacatgaaaaattcgTTTATTCCTCTACTCTGTGCAAGACAATGAATGGTGTAAATTGTGGCATATCAACCTCAATTCTGGCATATTAAATCAGAATTTCAGAATTTCACAGGGAATGGGTGACCACAGGGAAGGAGCTTATAACTTTGTTACATTAGGCCAAGTTATTTCTTGTGAACtcaggctttatttttttttattagaaccCTCTAACATCTGGGTATTTTATATCTGTTCGCAGCACTTTCCAATAGTTGATTGGCGTGATTTTGTAGAGCCAATTATGTCAGAAGACTGGGACCGATATTTTCCGGATGGTATTAGAAATCAGTTCGGTCTGTCCGGCGGATCAAATTATGGAATGAGGGATCAAGAAGCTAGCTATTACTATCAGGTATCCACTTACGCAGATATAGGCATATTAGCCTATTCCAGGCTTTAAGTCAGTACGACGGAGCGAGATCGTAGCGGTGTCACATCGGCAGAGCGAAAACAaaggaggtttgggtcgggtcgcaTTACGTGACTCGATCTAAACTTCCCTCGTTTTTCACCCATCCGCTATTGCCACGCCGTTTGCGATAGCGCTGTGTTTTACTGACTGAATTCCTGGAGCAGGTTATGGGCATTTAAGCGCTATAGAATATTATCATGCTTCCGaaaattgacaaagaaaaaaaatgggaggGGGACgtattttcatttgctttttcgTGAGAGATCTGGTATCTTGGTTTTATGTTGTTACTAGGTCGGTCTTTGGGAATGAGATTTTAGAGGTCTTGCGGAGATTGGGCACCAAGTTTTTCTCATATCGATGAAATACATTTAATTTGCACTCAAACATTTTGGCCAAGAAGAAATGCAAGGCAAAGAAAAGCCCGAGATATACATAGAAACATCTGTTCTGTTCGTAATTTATTGACTATTTTTTCCAGGTCTGCCAGTGATCATTCAGAAGCCTCagccaaaaaagaaatcaacTTTAATCTCCCGTTATCTGATTCGTAATTCTCAGGCCAAACAGCCTTACGTTTCATTTaaaattagttaggagaatcGCGTGATATATAAAGTAAGCACCCTCGATAGGTTTGTCTTTTACCTGATAAGGTAATAGACAATTTAACTTTGTGAATTCTGAGTTAAGGGATTAATGAACCTTTACTTATGTAGCCAATAATAGTTTTAGCCATAAGGATACAGTAAATTCAAAACCTCTCTCGGGTGAAGATCTTAAGGGAACAGACAATTTAGCCTGAGGTTACACTACAGAGGAATCAAGCCTGAAACGAGGAAAAAGGGGACAGACTGAAGTCCGCTCGCAAATTAATTTTCAACCTCCTGTTTGGCAGAAACACCCTGAGCTGATCATAAGCTAAGAAGATATATGGTGAAAAGCATCGAGTTCTGCAATTATAggacaagagattataatttcTCGAATTGTATGATTATGTTATCGGTGCAGAACAAATTAAACCCACAGGAGAATTGGATTTGATAAGGAGCTGCACTTAAAAAAAGTTGCCCTTTGGCTAGGATGTTTGGGATAGGATTTGAACTAGTGCTCCGTTAAAGTTATagtgaaatttcaattttccaaagtttcttcaaaGTTTGAAGTTAATAAAGTATGTCTATTTACCAGTCTACTGCCCGCGTTTGCAGTTGTTAGGATATAGAATTtcgggatcaatatcagtatctgggcaacccttgttatcaattgactgttatATAgtaagctcagttatgcacgcattctgattggttctcacttatgatctattggaggacagacctatagatgacgtcatcattaaaactttttttaattctttatgatataaaacaaatagattccaagttgccgtgcgtctgttcagtaagacgcacggcaacttgaaatctatttgttaattcttgagtcaggggaggggtagatgggcagttgcccagatactgatattgatccgaattTCGAATCCTTAGGTCGAGGTTGAATTTTTAAGGTGGCAATTTAGGCTAGAATcccttttccttattttttcattttttcattgccTATTCATCGTTTTCCATTCTAATCATTTATTTCCACTCTCTCAGTTTTTAGTTCTCATTTCTTAGCGCTCGTTACACACTTCCCATTCCacattaaactttttttataaaTGATGTTTAGTAACTTCCGTTTCCAGCGCCATGCAAACGGGTCCTCTTTTACTTAATCACTCATTGTGTGAGTTACCgtctgctgtttttcttttcctccatAGTTTTAACTCCGGCTTGCCGGCAATCGAAGTTAATTACCAGAAATGGAATTCTGAAGTGTAATTTCTGATCAATAATTTTGAAGCTATCCTTTCTCATTTCCTCCTCCTATTCATCGTTTCATTCAGTTCTCAATTAAAGCCAAGCACATCCACTTGTGTAGTTTATTCTTCAGTCTATGTATACTCATATCCGCTTTAAGTGCTATATAACCAGGTCGCTACCTTGTCTGTTGTTGTCACGCAAACTAATTAAATTCAGAGCTCTGAATGGATTTTAGGTTATTTACAACGAAGCAAACGCCTTGATTCTACTTTTTCCGAATTCCCAGCTGGAGTTTTTATCCACCCCATGCTATACGGCTCAGCAAATGTAGTTATtagatataaaaacaaaacaacattgtTTGCACCGACAGTTACAGAAATCGATATGGTTTGACAGCCGCTCAATTCACGTGATTCACCGTTCCGTGCTATTCATTTGTAAGCACCATGTGCGGAATGTTTCGATCACGTAAATGCACTATTCTCCTTGTTTTTGTCCTATTTTTCGCCCTGATTGGAATTGGCCTACGATTTTATGAGAGAAGAGTGTTTAATGTGATATCACCGCCTCAAGACACGGCAAAAAGGTAAAGAACACTAGGCAGTTTGCGAATATTATCACATACGGTTGTTGGTGACCATTCGTCTGGTCTGTAGAGGCCTTGAGGACTTAACTGAATAGATTAAGAAGTTGAAATTTGCGataaaatcatttcaatcaAGTTCGCTTCTGAATACAACTATTctctaaattttgaaatattgagGAGGCATGGTTGTACATCGTCACACTGAAAGTGAAATATCCCAGATGAGCACTGATTgttttggaagaaaaatttgcattttttgccTTTAAGGCTTTGAAATTGTCGTCTCTCTGCCAATTAGTCATGTTTCTATAAATACGTTGGGTGTTAAGTTGTTTCTATCTCGAAAACACCTCACAAATTCGTCTTCACAGCCACAGATAACCCAGACCGAGATCTGTGAGTGCCTCAATCTGATTATTTCTTTGAACTTAGTTGatatatgttttaatttttgacaTTGTCAGGCTTAACAAATATAATTTGGCTGATGCTTGAGGATATTGCATATGATGAAATTTAACAGAGAGAGCTGTTAGAAATACTGTCAAAATTAGAcaagaaattgattttttagCACTCAACAACACGGATTATTTTACTTGAgagttttaataattttcagaagtgttcgttttcttttaatttgccGCTTGTTTGTAGGAGGGCTTTCTTATTCATTCAGAGCCGATCTATTTATATCAACCGAATATACCGCAAAACAAGTAGATTTTCATCAGATATTCTACGGATTTCTACTGACTCACTGTCAATAATACGTCTGTGTCAGGGATTCCACGCTTATATTCGCATATTTAGAACTCGGATTGCGATActggttgtttttattttttcacaattgtACATAAACGATTTCATTTAACAACATTGGTTTGGTATAGCAGCTGTCTCTGTCACGCTATATATTGTGACAATCTGGCGTGACATACAAAATTCACCTCGGCTTCTCACAAGGGTGACATTtcgaaaaaatttaacaagcGACTGATATTCAGCAATTAATCTTGCCTGACGGAAGGTTAAGTTACTAAGGGATGGTTATGACAACAACTAAAAAGCTGTTACATTTGCTTTGCCCCATTGGTAAATTGCTGATAATAATGCACCGTCTTTACTCTTACTATTGGTTCAAATTGGAGGCTCTCACAGAAATAAGTTAACGCAAAAAAAAGGATTTGATACTTCCTGTttaaattccccaccccagctAGGTAAGGTTCAAATTCCCAAACCCCGGGCACGGACGATCGATCCAATACCTGTAAAAAGggaaaggagaatttgagaGCTTCGAATCGATAAAGAGAATAAATCCACCATAAAAATGGAGCTTTTAATGTGGGGGGGAACTTTGTCTCAAGTCATTTGTAGACTCTACAGATCTGGTTTCTCGAAAGTAGTGACACAAAACCCTCGTGTGTTGCTTGGATGTCTGTGAAGAATAAAAGGAGCTGCCTGAGCTAATTTCTCAAGAGAAAATTTGGCTATTTTCCAATACTCCGATGTGCTGCGCAATAAATCAAAATAGAAAGAATTATCTTAGGTGGAGGGCCCATGAAGGGGATTCAGTCGTTGCAATTAGTATTTGGAAGATGTTACTATAGAGATAATGTCGACACATGAACTTGTAAAAGATTATGCGTCGATCAGTTCGAAGCTTCTACATCCCACCCCCGGGTATTTGAACTTTTAATGGTTGGTTCGTTCAAATTCACGCTCCCTCAGACAAAAATTGCGTTCAGATGCACCGCCCAAGCACAATTTTGTAATAAACGATTCTTTGAGTGATAAACGAATTTTGTAGAATTTAGCAAAGTCACTTTATAGTTTTCGGTGCCGCTGTTTGGTTTTTCACTTGTAAGCATCATTCTACCATATGAAAATTTCTTCTAAGCCATTTGCTAACGGAAGCGGACTTTAAACTCctctaaatttaaaattaaaacttacgTCATCCTCTGtctcaaattccccaccccaccgaggcaaggttcaaatttcccacctcTGGGGCACCGATGACAGTCAAATGCCCGTGGGTTACCTTGGGTGGATGTTGAAGCTTCCAATTGTTCGGCATATGGGGATTTAAAAGCCTCATGTATACGGAAGAAAAAGTCTCTTAAttagattttttcctctgtATTCATTACTTGCCAGGACTGGGCTATGGCAAAGAGTACGG
This region of Pocillopora verrucosa isolate sample1 chromosome 3, ASM3666991v2, whole genome shotgun sequence genomic DNA includes:
- the LOC131798018 gene encoding interferon regulatory factor 2, which translates into the protein MLSKKMRLSSVGVDRSLVRGVSTRVPKERKRFTPWLEEQIEEGDIDGLEWIEKDKGIFKVPWVRVDKPEFVLETHAELFKRWAEHTGKYRKGDQPDPSTWKTRFRCALRKMQEIVEIRELGSLEGSKPYRAFKFEPKLKDRSNACKRSPGKRNSRPPSLDSVESDNLSPMEPIRGPPDPLGVGRMLNPLQVCDEYYRSPEGNIIGDFVGQVVMPEYNGPAYNGHFPIVDWRDFVEPIMSEDWDRYFPDGIRNQFGLSGGSNYGMRDQEASYYYQVCQ